A stretch of the Porifericola rhodea genome encodes the following:
- a CDS encoding DUF3050 domain-containing protein, with product MNPHISRIEKGLAPLKDQLINHTLYQKITKPGHLHTFMEAHVFAVWDFMSLLKFLQRELSCVQIPWVPAPHSSAARMINEIVLGEETDVDRHGNPASHFELYQLAMQKAGADTSLIDQFVQGIRQSQSVDQLAVQLALHKEIKAFMDFTFQTIDRGLVHEVAAVFTWGREDLIPDMFTSLVKDIQKNQSANLEDFIYYLDRHIELDADEHGPLAMLMMESLCEDDQQKWNQSYKVAQKALKARISLWDSIEKALA from the coding sequence ATGAACCCTCACATCAGCAGAATAGAAAAAGGCCTGGCGCCTTTGAAAGATCAACTGATTAACCACACCTTGTATCAGAAAATTACTAAGCCAGGACATTTACATACATTTATGGAGGCTCATGTATTTGCTGTATGGGATTTTATGTCCTTGCTCAAGTTTTTACAGCGCGAGCTTAGCTGTGTACAGATACCCTGGGTGCCCGCTCCGCATAGCAGTGCTGCCCGCATGATAAACGAAATAGTGCTAGGGGAAGAAACTGATGTAGACCGCCATGGCAATCCTGCCAGTCATTTTGAGCTTTACCAACTTGCTATGCAAAAAGCAGGCGCGGATACTAGCCTTATTGATCAGTTTGTGCAGGGAATTCGCCAGTCGCAGTCGGTAGACCAACTGGCTGTTCAGCTTGCTTTACACAAAGAGATAAAAGCCTTTATGGATTTTACCTTTCAAACTATTGACAGGGGGCTGGTACACGAAGTAGCCGCTGTATTTACCTGGGGGCGCGAAGACCTTATTCCTGATATGTTTACTTCATTGGTAAAAGATATACAAAAGAATCAATCGGCTAATCTGGAAGATTTTATCTACTACCTGGATCGTCATATAGAATTGGATGCTGACGAGCACGGACCTTTGGCGATGCTGATGATGGAGTCGCTTTGTGAAGACGATCAACAAAAGTGGAATCAGAGCTATAAAGTGGCTCAAAAAGCGCTTAAAGCCAGAATTAGCCTTTGGGATAGTATTGAAAAGGCTTTGGCCTGA
- a CDS encoding cytochrome-c peroxidase, whose protein sequence is MCSLLACEEGEGQGEAVYDPTPYELSLPWYFPDNIRLPEDNPLTEEGVALGRMLFYETQLSEDGSISCASCHQQNKAFTDGKQFPVGLNGGEVDKNAMSLHNLLWVSRFNWDGRDASLEEQAVGPLTNPLEMGLTDVNEAVLRLQATDNYPNKFFEAFGSDSITEQNLLKALAQFQRTLISDQTKLDRYWRDEYQPTELELKGMTLFYTHPEPSQGIRGANCGDCHLGPFTGGAYEGFSGFHNNGLDTDASLAEGLASHSGSNFDQGKFRAPSLRNIALTAPYMHDGRFSTLEEVLEHYDEHIQMSNTLDPLILEASNQAITTSDSVRLYLLPEEKEAVLAFLHMLTDSSFIQNEKFSNPFK, encoded by the coding sequence GTGTGTAGCTTATTGGCATGTGAGGAAGGAGAAGGGCAGGGTGAAGCGGTATATGATCCGACACCTTATGAACTCAGCCTACCTTGGTATTTTCCTGACAACATACGATTGCCGGAAGATAACCCACTAACTGAGGAGGGGGTAGCTCTTGGCAGAATGTTGTTTTATGAGACGCAGCTTTCAGAAGACGGTAGTATTTCCTGTGCCTCTTGCCATCAGCAGAATAAAGCATTTACAGATGGTAAACAGTTTCCAGTAGGGCTTAATGGGGGAGAGGTAGACAAAAATGCTATGTCTTTACACAATCTGTTATGGGTAAGCCGCTTTAATTGGGATGGGCGTGATGCAAGCCTGGAAGAGCAGGCGGTTGGACCACTGACCAATCCTCTGGAAATGGGACTTACAGACGTAAATGAAGCAGTTTTACGTCTGCAAGCTACTGATAATTACCCCAACAAATTTTTTGAAGCTTTTGGTAGTGATAGTATCACTGAGCAAAACCTATTAAAAGCCTTGGCGCAGTTTCAGCGCACCCTTATTAGTGATCAGACCAAGCTAGACCGTTATTGGCGTGATGAATACCAGCCTACCGAATTGGAGCTTAAGGGCATGACTTTATTTTATACTCACCCGGAACCATCTCAGGGCATCAGGGGCGCCAACTGTGGAGATTGCCATCTTGGGCCCTTTACAGGTGGAGCATACGAAGGCTTTAGTGGGTTTCATAACAATGGACTGGACACAGATGCCTCTTTAGCCGAAGGCTTAGCTTCACATAGCGGAAGTAATTTTGATCAAGGGAAGTTCCGGGCACCTTCGTTGAGAAATATCGCACTTACTGCTCCTTACATGCATGATGGCAGATTTAGCACACTAGAAGAAGTGCTGGAACATTATGATGAGCATATACAGATGAGCAATACGTTGGACCCACTTATTCTGGAAGCCAGCAATCAAGCTATAACCACCTCAGATAGTGTGAGGCTTTATCTGCTGCCAGAAGAAAAAGAAGCTGTATTAGCCTTCTTACATATGCTCACAGATAGCTCATTTATTCAGAACGAAAAATTTTCTAATCCCTTCAAATAG
- the mdh gene encoding malate dehydrogenase, producing the protein MKVTVVGAGNVGATCADVLAYREIANEVVLVDIKEGLAEGKALDIWEKSPINLYDTRTIGSTNDYTKTAGSDVVVITSGLPRKPGMSRDDLIETNAGIVKTVTENVIKHSPEAILIIVSNPLDVMTYQAHLTSKAPRTKVMGMAGILDTARYRSFLAEELNVSPKDIQAVLMGGHGDTMVPLPRYTTVGGIPVTEMIDSDKLDAIVERTKKGGGELVKLMGTSAWYAPGAAAAQMVEAIVKDQRRVFPVCVKLEGEYGIDNCYLGAPVILGKNGIEKIIELELTDDEMQLLKTSEGHVREVMQVLDKM; encoded by the coding sequence ATGAAAGTAACAGTAGTAGGAGCTGGAAACGTAGGAGCCACCTGCGCCGATGTTTTAGCTTATCGTGAGATAGCTAATGAAGTTGTACTGGTAGATATCAAGGAAGGGCTGGCCGAAGGAAAAGCGCTGGACATCTGGGAGAAGTCGCCTATCAACCTCTACGACACCCGCACCATAGGCTCTACCAATGACTATACAAAAACCGCTGGTTCTGATGTGGTAGTAATCACTTCAGGGCTTCCTCGTAAGCCTGGTATGTCTCGCGATGACCTTATCGAGACTAATGCCGGTATCGTAAAGACAGTGACAGAAAACGTAATTAAGCATTCACCTGAAGCTATCCTGATTATTGTGTCTAACCCGCTAGACGTAATGACCTATCAGGCACACCTGACTTCTAAAGCTCCTCGTACCAAAGTAATGGGTATGGCTGGTATACTGGATACCGCCCGATATCGTTCTTTCCTTGCAGAAGAGCTTAATGTGTCTCCTAAAGACATTCAGGCTGTGCTAATGGGTGGTCATGGTGATACTATGGTGCCTCTACCTCGTTATACTACTGTAGGTGGTATTCCGGTAACTGAAATGATTGATAGTGATAAGCTGGATGCTATTGTAGAACGTACCAAAAAAGGTGGTGGTGAACTGGTTAAGCTTATGGGTACTTCGGCCTGGTATGCGCCGGGTGCTGCGGCTGCTCAGATGGTAGAAGCTATCGTTAAAGATCAGCGTCGTGTATTCCCTGTATGTGTTAAACTGGAAGGCGAATACGGAATAGACAACTGCTACCTGGGAGCTCCTGTCATTTTAGGTAAAAATGGTATTGAAAAAATCATTGAGCTTGAGCTTACCGATGACGAGATGCAACTGCTGAAAACCTCAGAAGGTCACGTAAGAGAAGTAATGCAGGTACTGGACAAGATGTAA
- a CDS encoding Crp/Fnr family transcriptional regulator produces MKNPFQRSYSAEEKSILSFMSGIKIFESLTDDEKAFFIPYLYPRKYKQDEVVFFRKDPSHALYIIKRGKVSISFDIGEDLEVLNQIGSGHSFGNNACIAETNRFYNAIVTSPDADLYVIPHVNIMDIFSAQPKIKAKVLASLTEMYDEYTKQLFASYRSSKGFFSLDLLYTTF; encoded by the coding sequence ATGAAAAATCCTTTTCAAAGATCATACTCTGCTGAAGAGAAGAGTATTCTGAGCTTTATGTCTGGTATTAAAATCTTTGAGTCGCTTACTGATGACGAAAAGGCTTTTTTTATTCCTTATCTCTATCCCCGCAAATACAAGCAGGATGAAGTAGTGTTTTTTAGAAAAGACCCCAGCCATGCCCTCTACATTATCAAACGGGGTAAGGTGTCTATATCTTTTGATATCGGTGAAGATCTGGAGGTACTGAACCAGATAGGAAGTGGACATTCTTTTGGAAATAACGCTTGTATAGCGGAAACTAACCGTTTCTACAATGCTATTGTCACTTCGCCAGATGCAGATCTGTATGTGATACCTCATGTAAATATTATGGATATCTTTTCGGCTCAGCCAAAGATAAAAGCAAAAGTGCTGGCATCACTTACGGAGATGTACGACGAGTATACCAAGCAGCTTTTTGCATCTTACAGATCATCCAAAGGCTTTTTTAGCCTGGATCTGCTATATACTACCTTCTGA
- the tilS gene encoding tRNA lysidine(34) synthetase TilS: MVNKFEAFVSETHLFTKDTPVLLAVSGGVDSVVMSDLFAKANMNFAIAHCNFNLRAEESDGDETFVAQLAQQYKVQHYAKSFDTIQYAEKYKVSIEMAARELRYQWFNELLATYSYAYVATAHHKNDVLETLIFNLSKGTGIAGLHGIRPKNGRTIRPILFADRRQIEAYAQENQLQWREDSSNLDEKHRRNMIRQKVIPVMEEINPNLLQTLEMSLERISGAEEVFKAVVKDLKNVCVRADGRDVYLNINMLKNQPGLNVVLHELIKEYGFQYHQSREIAEAIRKEEVLQVGKVFDSSSHRLNIDRKELIISLIHEEGVGAYVIDEQEHELHAEDFDLSICVRDALKYKLLPLANMAALDHEKLKFPLTLRKWKKGDFFYPLGMNRKKKLSDFMIDLKIPLNLKKRVMVLTSGDDIVWVVGHRIDHRFRITENTRQVYEVKQEVKSLP; the protein is encoded by the coding sequence ATGGTTAATAAATTTGAAGCTTTTGTAAGCGAAACGCATCTATTTACCAAAGACACTCCTGTGTTACTTGCCGTTAGCGGCGGAGTAGACTCAGTAGTGATGAGCGATTTGTTTGCCAAAGCAAATATGAACTTTGCAATCGCGCATTGCAACTTCAATTTACGTGCAGAAGAGTCAGATGGTGATGAAACATTTGTTGCCCAACTGGCACAGCAATACAAAGTACAACATTATGCTAAGTCTTTTGACACCATTCAATATGCTGAAAAGTATAAAGTTTCAATAGAAATGGCTGCTCGTGAGCTACGCTATCAGTGGTTTAACGAACTTCTTGCTACCTACTCTTATGCATATGTTGCTACGGCTCACCATAAGAACGATGTGTTAGAAACTTTAATATTTAACCTGAGCAAAGGTACTGGTATTGCAGGACTGCACGGTATTCGTCCGAAAAATGGGCGGACTATTCGTCCTATTCTTTTTGCGGATCGCCGGCAGATAGAAGCGTATGCACAAGAAAACCAGCTTCAGTGGCGCGAAGATAGCTCTAACCTGGATGAGAAGCATCGCAGAAACATGATTCGCCAGAAGGTAATTCCTGTAATGGAAGAGATCAACCCCAATCTTTTGCAGACCTTAGAAATGAGCCTGGAGAGAATTTCCGGTGCAGAAGAAGTATTTAAAGCTGTAGTGAAAGACCTGAAAAATGTGTGTGTGCGAGCTGATGGCAGAGATGTTTATCTCAACATTAATATGCTCAAAAATCAGCCTGGGTTAAATGTAGTGCTGCATGAGTTGATCAAGGAGTATGGCTTTCAGTACCATCAATCCAGAGAGATAGCCGAGGCTATTCGCAAAGAAGAGGTACTTCAGGTAGGAAAAGTGTTTGACTCCTCCTCTCATCGTTTAAATATAGATCGTAAGGAGTTGATTATCAGTCTTATACATGAAGAGGGTGTAGGGGCTTATGTTATTGATGAGCAGGAACATGAGCTACATGCAGAAGATTTTGATCTCTCTATTTGTGTAAGGGATGCCTTAAAATACAAGCTGCTGCCACTGGCAAACATGGCCGCGCTGGATCATGAAAAACTAAAATTTCCCCTTACACTCAGAAAATGGAAAAAAGGAGATTTTTTCTATCCACTCGGCATGAATCGCAAAAAAAAGCTGAGCGATTTTATGATAGACCTCAAAATTCCGCTAAACTTGAAAAAGAGAGTGATGGTGCTTACTTCTGGCGATGATATTGTGTGGGTAGTAGGGCATAGGATAGATCATCGTTTTCGGATAACCGAAAATACCCGCCAGGTTTATGAGGTAAAGCAGGAGGTAAAATCACTTCCATAA
- a CDS encoding OstA-like protein — MKFIYNFLPLFLIFVCSFSVFGQGKINIEQADSFEGSTNENGEPFRKLIGDVILRQGNTRIFGDSVILYSQKNVTEVFGERVRVVESDTITVTGKKLIYNGNTRVAQMREDVIYKDPSMTLYSDHLDYNLPANLAYYYEGGRLVDSTNVLTSTEGSYHTISHMASFKDSVVLVNPDYTLESDTLQYNTQSKIAYTQGPTLITARDGNQLTAQAGSEYLTTQQQSIFGLGTVETEKYIISADQLFLDDVQKLYRATSNVEMVSKDENVVITGDSAIYRRNLGITKVYGKAVMRRPMEMDTLFLSADTLVSVEDSIPENERILAYHDVRVYRSDLQALSDSLSYHITDSILYLYRDPILWNNESQIVADTINLEIIDGQVRKMNVIQNSFVISKDTTSNFNQVKGRDMVVDFDQGRIKSIDVNGNGESIYFVLEQDSIVVGMNHILCSDMVLRFAQGALNNISFYTDPNGQLIPPHELAKADKELQGFDWRIDERPSKEQVIKRTALKQRNGTDKNSIIPDVDIKKVEQQLPSSQ, encoded by the coding sequence ATGAAATTCATATATAACTTCTTACCCCTCTTCTTAATTTTTGTTTGCTCTTTTTCTGTATTTGGGCAGGGTAAGATCAATATTGAACAGGCTGATTCATTTGAAGGAAGTACAAATGAAAATGGGGAACCTTTCCGTAAACTTATTGGAGATGTAATTCTGAGGCAGGGTAATACCCGTATTTTTGGAGACTCGGTTATTCTCTATTCTCAAAAAAACGTGACAGAAGTATTTGGTGAACGTGTGCGTGTAGTAGAAAGCGATACCATCACTGTCACCGGCAAAAAATTAATATATAATGGCAATACCCGAGTGGCTCAGATGAGAGAAGACGTTATCTATAAAGACCCCAGCATGACACTCTACTCTGATCATCTGGATTATAACCTTCCTGCCAATCTGGCTTACTATTATGAAGGAGGGCGGCTGGTTGACTCTACCAACGTGCTCACCAGTACAGAGGGATCTTACCATACCATAAGCCACATGGCTTCTTTCAAAGATAGTGTAGTATTGGTTAATCCGGATTATACCTTAGAATCTGATACCTTACAGTACAATACCCAATCTAAAATAGCTTATACCCAGGGGCCTACACTAATTACCGCCAGAGATGGCAACCAACTTACCGCACAGGCCGGTAGTGAGTACCTAACCACACAGCAGCAGTCTATTTTTGGACTGGGTACGGTAGAAACCGAAAAATATATTATTAGTGCGGATCAGCTCTTTCTGGACGATGTGCAAAAACTATATCGGGCTACCTCTAATGTAGAAATGGTCTCCAAAGATGAGAATGTAGTTATTACCGGAGATAGCGCTATATATCGGCGAAATTTAGGCATTACCAAAGTCTACGGCAAGGCAGTAATGCGTCGCCCTATGGAAATGGACACCCTTTTTCTTTCTGCAGATACGTTGGTTAGCGTAGAAGACTCCATACCCGAAAACGAAAGAATATTGGCCTATCATGACGTTCGTGTTTACCGTAGCGACCTACAGGCATTATCAGATTCGCTTTCTTACCATATTACAGACTCTATCCTATACTTATATCGTGACCCCATTTTATGGAACAATGAAAGCCAGATCGTTGCCGATACTATAAATTTAGAAATTATTGATGGACAGGTACGTAAGATGAATGTAATACAAAATTCCTTTGTAATCTCTAAAGACACTACCAGCAATTTTAACCAGGTAAAAGGACGAGATATGGTAGTAGATTTTGATCAGGGGAGGATTAAAAGTATAGATGTAAACGGTAATGGCGAAAGCATTTACTTCGTGCTGGAACAGGACTCCATCGTAGTAGGAATGAATCATATTCTCTGTAGCGATATGGTATTAAGATTTGCCCAAGGTGCTTTAAACAACATTTCTTTTTACACAGACCCAAATGGGCAGTTAATTCCACCGCATGAACTGGCTAAGGCAGATAAAGAGCTTCAGGGCTTTGACTGGCGAATTGATGAACGCCCAAGTAAAGAGCAGGTGATCAAAAGAACAGCATTAAAACAAAGAAATGGTACGGATAAAAACAGTATAATTCCTGATGTAGACATCAAGAAAGTTGAGCAGCAACTTCCCTCTTCTCAGTAA
- a CDS encoding T9SS type A sorting domain-containing protein: MKFFLPVLFLLCTLSAYSQEFTLLNSQEEYFVPTGKLQEFPLSIHNQSDKPLRLAVRFLDTDQSNEDLPASLCIGEDCLDKEGILEINTLRAGETFDDISFKLKASFKEIQGNIRLLFFDTDAPANALERSFTFHVQGEFPGGIMYQRPNLKVSNAYPNPIVSAATIDYSISDMNDKAQIVVLNLLGNQVFAQDLPPAENSLKIPADELSNGIYFYTLNLNGKNVATKKMVVRK, from the coding sequence ATGAAGTTTTTCTTACCGGTACTTTTTTTACTCTGCACCTTAAGTGCTTATTCCCAGGAGTTTACGCTGCTAAACTCACAGGAAGAGTATTTTGTACCCACCGGTAAGCTTCAGGAGTTCCCTTTAAGCATTCACAATCAATCTGACAAACCTTTACGCTTAGCTGTAAGATTTTTAGACACAGACCAATCAAATGAAGATTTGCCTGCTTCTCTCTGTATTGGAGAAGATTGTCTTGACAAAGAAGGCATACTGGAGATTAACACTTTGAGAGCTGGCGAAACTTTTGACGATATTTCTTTTAAGCTTAAGGCTAGTTTTAAAGAAATCCAGGGCAACATTCGCTTACTCTTTTTTGATACCGATGCCCCCGCTAATGCATTGGAACGCTCTTTTACTTTTCATGTGCAGGGTGAGTTTCCCGGTGGTATCATGTATCAGAGGCCTAATCTTAAAGTAAGTAATGCCTATCCTAATCCCATTGTGAGTGCCGCAACCATAGATTACTCTATTAGCGATATGAATGATAAAGCCCAGATAGTAGTACTTAACTTATTAGGCAATCAGGTTTTTGCTCAGGATTTACCCCCTGCCGAAAACAGCCTTAAAATACCTGCTGATGAGCTTTCTAATGGAATTTACTTCTATACGCTTAATCTGAACGGCAAAAATGTGGCTACCAAAAAAATGGTGGTCAGGAAATAA
- a CDS encoding outer membrane protein assembly factor BamD: MQKNTYFAITFVLLLFTTACSDFRKIQKSSDWQVKYDAALEYYQNKDYYRAIVLLEEVLPIIRGTKTAEEAQYYYAYAHYYERKYILSSHYFKNFYDTYTRSQYATESLYMHAYSLYLQSPVPNLDQSSTFEAIEAMQLFINKYPYSEYKDKAEQILDELQAKLELKAYDNAILYYKLENYKAAIIAFNNFQKDFPDSELNEEISYWKVAAQFKLAEQSILVKQKERYYTTIEYYQTFIDKYPNSKFVDDAENIYETCVEKIGKDTSDSNASIKQ; encoded by the coding sequence TTGCAGAAAAATACATACTTTGCTATAACATTTGTTTTGCTATTGTTCACTACAGCATGTAGCGACTTTAGAAAAATTCAGAAGAGCTCAGACTGGCAGGTAAAATATGATGCTGCCCTGGAGTACTATCAAAATAAAGATTACTACCGGGCCATAGTCTTGCTGGAAGAAGTACTACCAATCATCAGGGGTACAAAAACCGCAGAGGAAGCTCAGTACTATTATGCGTATGCGCATTACTATGAGCGCAAGTATATCTTAAGCTCACATTACTTTAAAAACTTCTACGATACCTATACCCGTAGCCAGTACGCAACTGAATCTTTGTATATGCATGCCTACTCTCTTTACCTGCAATCTCCGGTACCAAACCTAGATCAGAGCAGTACTTTTGAAGCAATAGAGGCTATGCAACTTTTTATTAACAAATATCCTTATAGTGAGTATAAGGATAAAGCAGAGCAGATACTGGACGAACTTCAGGCCAAGTTGGAGCTTAAAGCTTATGATAATGCTATTTTGTATTACAAGCTTGAAAACTACAAAGCAGCGATTATTGCCTTCAACAATTTTCAGAAGGACTTTCCTGACTCTGAGCTTAACGAAGAAATTAGCTACTGGAAGGTAGCTGCACAGTTTAAATTGGCAGAACAAAGTATACTTGTAAAACAGAAAGAAAGGTATTACACCACTATTGAGTATTATCAAACTTTCATAGACAAATATCCTAACAGCAAGTTTGTAGATGATGCTGAAAACATCTACGAAACCTGTGTGGAGAAAATAGGAAAAGATACTAGTGACAGTAACGCATCTATAAAACAATGA
- a CDS encoding DNA-directed RNA polymerase subunit omega — MIKKTNIPASIVTRDTDKIADQTGNIYESVAIISKRARQVSVAMKEELSSKLAEFASTVDNLEEVFENREQIEISRFYERMPKPTSMAIEEFIDGEVEFRRVEEDEQ; from the coding sequence ATGATAAAAAAAACGAACATTCCTGCATCTATCGTAACTCGCGATACCGACAAAATTGCTGATCAGACTGGTAATATCTACGAGTCAGTAGCCATTATCTCTAAAAGAGCCCGTCAGGTATCTGTTGCGATGAAAGAAGAACTCAGCAGCAAGCTAGCTGAATTTGCTTCTACCGTAGATAACCTGGAAGAGGTTTTTGAAAACAGAGAGCAAATTGAGATCTCTAGATTTTACGAAAGAATGCCTAAACCTACTTCTATGGCTATAGAAGAGTTTATAGATGGCGAAGTAGAGTTTAGACGTGTAGAAGAAGACGAACAATAA
- the coaBC gene encoding bifunctional phosphopantothenoylcysteine decarboxylase/phosphopantothenate--cysteine ligase CoaBC, whose protein sequence is MLQGKKIILGICGSIAAYKAAFLVRLLVKEGAEVQVVMTEAAQDFITPLTLATLSKRPVLSTFTADKGQGQWNNHVELGLWADLMLIAPASANTLAKFAQGICNDLLTAIYLSARCPVVLAPAMDLDMYAHPSTQANLQKLRIYGNIILEAEEGELASGLSGQGRMAEPENIVTNLKQHFQQALALEGKKVLLTAGPTQEAIDPVRYISNASSGKMGYALARSLLAQGAEVILISGPSHETIAHHHLTLIQVKSAQDMYEAAHEHFTNCDIAIFAAAVSDYTPKIKYSKKIKKKEEELQVELTKTIDIARTLSTQKSEKQFTVGFALETHDEEANAYKKIREKNFNMIVLNSLNDQGAGFGYDTNKVKVILANNQEPKSFPLKSKQEVARDIVKLITENYHG, encoded by the coding sequence TTGCTGCAAGGCAAAAAAATCATATTAGGAATTTGCGGGAGTATAGCGGCTTACAAGGCCGCTTTTCTCGTTCGACTCCTCGTTAAAGAGGGAGCCGAAGTTCAGGTAGTAATGACTGAAGCTGCGCAGGACTTTATTACCCCTCTTACCCTTGCTACCTTATCTAAAAGACCGGTTCTTTCCACTTTTACAGCAGATAAAGGGCAAGGCCAATGGAACAATCATGTAGAACTGGGGCTTTGGGCAGACCTTATGCTAATTGCACCCGCCAGCGCTAATACGCTAGCTAAGTTTGCTCAGGGTATCTGCAACGACCTCCTTACGGCTATTTACCTTTCTGCCCGCTGTCCGGTAGTATTAGCTCCAGCGATGGACCTGGATATGTACGCTCACCCATCTACTCAGGCTAATCTTCAGAAACTTAGAATATACGGCAATATTATACTTGAAGCGGAAGAGGGAGAGCTTGCCAGCGGACTTTCCGGACAAGGACGTATGGCAGAACCTGAAAATATAGTCACCAACTTAAAGCAGCACTTTCAGCAGGCATTAGCACTAGAGGGAAAGAAAGTGCTACTTACTGCTGGCCCTACACAGGAAGCAATTGACCCAGTTCGCTATATTAGTAATGCCTCATCAGGAAAAATGGGCTACGCCCTTGCCCGTAGTTTACTGGCACAGGGAGCGGAAGTCATACTCATAAGCGGACCTTCTCACGAAACTATTGCTCATCATCACCTGACCTTGATTCAGGTAAAGTCTGCGCAGGATATGTATGAAGCTGCACACGAGCATTTTACCAACTGCGATATCGCCATATTTGCCGCCGCAGTTTCTGACTACACGCCAAAAATCAAGTACAGCAAAAAAATAAAAAAGAAAGAAGAAGAGTTGCAGGTTGAGCTGACCAAAACGATTGATATTGCTCGTACCTTAAGCACTCAGAAAAGTGAGAAACAGTTTACGGTAGGTTTCGCACTGGAAACGCATGATGAAGAGGCTAATGCTTACAAAAAAATCCGGGAGAAAAACTTTAACATGATTGTGCTTAATTCCCTGAACGATCAGGGAGCCGGATTTGGTTATGACACCAACAAGGTTAAAGTTATTTTAGCCAATAATCAGGAACCTAAGTCGTTTCCTCTTAAGTCCAAGCAAGAAGTAGCACGTGATATTGTAAAGCTCATTACCGAAAATTATCATGGATAA
- a CDS encoding DUF4835 family protein codes for MDKVRILLLLFFSVLNATPLLAQELNANVVVNYQNVQTTETRVFEDMQNAFRQFLNNRKWTDDSFAPEERINCNFVINIEQMPSVGNFEATVQIQSSRPIYGTNYESLMLNFADRDWQFQYTESQPLEFNPNNFTTNISSLLAFYANIILGLDYDSFSELGGQQYFETAQLIVSNAQQQGGQGWNQFGSSRRRNRYWLAENFINPQMTPVRRGIYQYHRLGLDTFMEDEEESRKNMLSALNEMQEVSKIFPQSILLVSFFDAKNDEIISTYSKGDTQVRRDAYNALVEINPTLVEDYSPIINN; via the coding sequence ATGGATAAAGTACGCATTCTACTACTCTTATTTTTTAGCGTTTTGAACGCTACCCCCCTACTGGCGCAGGAGCTTAACGCCAATGTGGTAGTAAACTACCAGAATGTGCAAACTACCGAAACCAGGGTTTTTGAAGACATGCAGAATGCCTTTCGTCAGTTTTTGAACAACAGAAAGTGGACGGATGATAGCTTTGCCCCCGAAGAGCGGATCAATTGCAACTTTGTAATTAATATTGAGCAGATGCCCAGCGTAGGTAACTTTGAGGCTACAGTGCAGATACAATCCTCGCGTCCCATTTACGGAACCAATTACGAGTCTTTAATGCTCAATTTTGCTGATCGTGACTGGCAATTTCAATACACCGAATCTCAGCCCCTGGAGTTTAACCCTAACAATTTTACCACCAATATCAGCAGCCTGCTGGCCTTCTATGCCAATATCATATTAGGTTTAGATTACGACTCTTTCAGTGAACTGGGAGGTCAGCAGTACTTTGAAACAGCTCAACTGATTGTAAGTAATGCTCAACAGCAAGGAGGTCAGGGGTGGAACCAGTTTGGAAGCAGCAGAAGAAGAAACAGGTATTGGCTTGCAGAAAACTTTATCAACCCACAAATGACTCCCGTGCGTAGAGGCATTTACCAATACCATCGCCTTGGATTAGATACTTTTATGGAAGATGAAGAAGAGAGCCGGAAAAATATGCTTTCTGCACTAAATGAAATGCAGGAAGTAAGCAAAATATTCCCTCAGTCTATTCTTTTAGTTTCTTTTTTTGATGCTAAAAATGACGAAATTATCAGTACCTATTCCAAAGGAGACACTCAGGTGCGTAGAGATGCCTATAATGCTCTGGTAGAAATTAACCCTACACTAGTAGAAGATTATAGTCCTATCATCAATAACTAA